One region of Theileria equi strain WA chromosome 4 map unlocalized gcontig_1105316255039, whole genome shotgun sequence genomic DNA includes:
- a CDS encoding hypothetical protein (encoded by transcript BEWA_054960A) codes for MKALVKLKNLLLDLLLSVMFVVMLEDPKDLLVKLKNLKQLDLKNKLLVILSISLLVLFILEFILFSLALFSWLPFPSLSSSLPYCFPCFCCLLMVFLPLWFLKLLLVLLVKLKVVNF; via the coding sequence ATGAAGGCTCTAGTAAAGCTTAAGAATCTACTGCTGGATCTTCTACTGAGTGTGATGTTTGTGGTAATGCTAGAGGACCCTAAAGACCTGTTGGTAAAGTTAAAGAACCTAAAACAGCTGGATCTAAAGAACAAGCTCTTAGTTATTCTGAGCATATCTCTACTAGTTCTGTTTATATTGGAGTTCATACTATTCTCTCTGGCTCTCTTCTCCTGGTTACCCTTTCCCTCCCTCTCCTCATCTCTCCCCTACTGCTTCCCCTGCTTCTGCTGTCTGCTCATGGTCTTTCTGCCCTTATGGTTCCTCAAACTGCTATTGGTTCTGCTGGTGAAACTAAAAGTGGTCAACTTCTAA